From one Coffea eugenioides isolate CCC68of chromosome 11, Ceug_1.0, whole genome shotgun sequence genomic stretch:
- the LOC113753028 gene encoding angio-associated migratory cell protein, with protein MSAPSPAHDEDPVEDEEQLFLDENDIIQEIPVDEEELPDMDNDEGSDAEPRDEPDDSIHIFTGHTGELYTVVCSPTDPNLVATGGGDDKGFLWNIGQGDWAFELQGHSDSISSFGFSNDGQLLASGSFDGLVKVWDMSSRNLKCTLDGPGGGIEWVRWHPRGHLILAGSEDSTVWMWNADRGVYLNMFAGHNSTVTCGDFTPDGRIICTGSDDATMRIWNPKSGEIIHVVRGHPYHTEGLTCLSLSSDSAVALSGSKDSSAHLVNITTGKVVGSLSGHSDSVECVGFASSSSPWAATGGMDQKLIVWDLQHLSSRCTCEHEEGVTCLLWLGASRFLATGSVDGKVRIWDSLSGDCVRTFSGHDHAIQSLALSASGDFLVSVSLDTTARVFEIAEFK; from the exons ATGAGTGCCCCTTCTCCTGCTCATGATGAGGATCCAGTAGAAGATGAAGAACAACTTTTTCTTGATGAAAATGATATTATCCAGGAAATCCCTGTTGATGAAGAAg AGCTGCCAGACATGGATAATGATGAAGGTTCTGATGCTGAGCCCCGTG ATGAACCTGATGACTCAATTCACATATTCACTGGTCATACTG GCGAACTGTACACTGTGGTGTGCAGCCCAACAGATCCTAACTTAGTGGCTACTGGGGGTGGAGATGATAAGGGATTTCTTTGGAATATTGGTCAAGGTGATTGGGCTTTTGAGTTACAAG GTCACTCGGATTCAATATCAAGTTTTGGATTTAGCAATGATGGTCAGTTGCTTGCATCTGGAAGCTTTGATGGACTTGTAAAAGTGTGGGACATGTCATCGCGAAATCTGAAATGCACACTTGATGGTCCTGGAGGGGGTATTGAG TGGGTCAGGTGGCATCCAAGGGGACATCTAATATTGGCTGGTTCAGAGGATTCCACTGTATGGATGTGGAATGCTGACAGGGGTGTTTATCTCAACATGTTTGCAGGTCATAACAGTACTGTCACTTGTGGTGATTTCACTCCAGATG GTAGAATAATTTGTACTGGCTCTGATGATGCAACAATGAGGATATGGAACCCAAAGAGCGGAGAAATCATTCACGTTGTCAGAG GCCATCCATATCACACCGAGGGATTGACATGCTTGAGTTTAAGTTCTGATTCAGCTGTTGCTCTTAGTGGTTCAAAGGACAGTTCTGCTCACCTGGTAAATATAACAACAGGAAAG GTTGTTGGTTCACTGAGTGGTCATTCAGATTCTGTTGAATGTGTTGGATTTGCTTCTTCAAG CTCTCCATGGGCAGCAACAGGAGGCATGGATCAGAAGCTCATTGTATGGGATCTTCAGCATCTGAGTTCTCGGTGCACCTGTGAACATGAG GAAGGCGTTACATGCTTGTTATGGCTGGGTGCATCCAGATTTTTGGCTACCGGAAGTGTTGATGGTAAAGTACGAATATGGGACAGTCTCTCTGGGGATTGCGTGAGAACGTTTAGTGGGCATGATCATGCCATTCAATCTTTGGCTTTGTCTGCCAGTGGGGATTTCCTGGTTTCAGTTTCTCTTGATACTACTGCCCGTGTATTTGAAATTGCAGAATTCAAGTAA
- the LOC113753502 gene encoding DEAD-box ATP-dependent RNA helicase 1, whose amino-acid sequence MEGQKSKRKSTTSSTSTSTSGSGAPVLPWMRDPIDITTFDQCPLKLLPFLDPRLEEALQKMGISSLFPVQLAAWQETIGPGSFERDLCINSPTGSGKTLAYALPIVQMLSTRAVKCLRALVVLPTRDLALQVKDVFAALAPAVGLSVGLAIGQSSIADEISQLIKKPKLEAGICYDPEDVVQKFQSSVDILVATPGRLMDHISNTKGFTLEHLSFLVVDETDRLLREAYQSWLPTVLQVAQCCNNNFFPSAGSYASTFGSLRTIRRNGVERGFKGKLYPRLVKMVLSATLTQDPGKLAQLDLHHPLFLTTGEKRYQLPDQLKSFKVICESKLKPLYLVALLQSLQGEKCIVFTSSVESTHRLCTLLNFFDDLNFEIKEYSRLQRQSVRSKTLKAFRAGEICVLVSSDAMTRGMDVEEVRNVINYDMPPYIKTYIHRAGRTARAGKSGCCFTLLHKDEVKRFKKLLQKADNNSCPLYHIPPQSVESHRSIYTSALEKLKESVESEVHRKRKALV is encoded by the exons ATGGAGGGtcaaaaaagcaaaagaaaatctaCCACTAGTAGTACTAGTACTAGTACTAGCGGCAGTGGCGCCCCAGTTCTTCCATGGATGAGAGACCCAATTGACATCACAACTTTTGATCAATGCCCTCTTAAGCTCCTCCCTTTTCTTGACCCCAG GCTGGAAGAGGCTTTGCAAAAAATGGGCATTAGTTCATTGTTTCCGGTGCAATTAGCGGCATGGCAAGAGACGATTGGCCCTGGTTCGTTTGAGCGAGACCTTTGTATAAATTCACCAACAGGAAGTGGGAAAACTCTGGCTTACGCTCTGCCAATTGTGCAAATGTTGTCGACTCGTGCAGTAAAATGTCTTCGTGCTTTGGTGGTCTTGCCTACTCGTGACTTGGCTTTGCAG GTCAAGGATGTCTTTGCTGCTCTTGCACCTGCAGTTGGTCTGTCTGTGGGTTTAGCTATTGGTCAGTCTTCTATTGCTGATGAGATCTCACAGCTCATTAAGAAGCCTAAGCTTGAGGCAGGAATCTGTTACGACCCTGAAGACGTTGTGCAGAAGTTCCAAAGTTCTGTGGATATACTAGTGGCTACACCTGGAAGGTTGATGGATCATATCAGCAACACAAAGGGTTTCACATTGGAAcacctttcttttctt GTGGTTGATGAAACAGATAGGCTACTTAGGGAGGCTTATCAATCTTGGTTGCCAACAGTCCTCCAAGTGGCCCAATGTTGCAACAACAATTTCTTCCCCTCTGCTGGCAGTTATGCATCTACATTTGGTTCACTGAGGACCATTCGCAGAAA TGGGGTAGAAAGAGGCTTCAAGGGTAAGCTTTACCCAAGGCTTGTGAAAATGGTTCTATCTGCCACTCTAACACAAGACCCAGGCAAACTTGCACAGCTTGATTTGCATCATCCTTTGTTCTTGACTACTGGAGAAAAGCGTTATCAACTCCCTGATCAGTTGAAGTCCTttaaagtg ATATGTGAATCAAAGCTTAAACCCCTTTATTTGGTAGCTCTTCTGCAGAGTTTGCAAGGGGAGAAATGCATTGTTTTTACATCATCTGTGGAGTCAACTCATAGGCTATGCACATTACTTAATTTTTTTGATGACTTGAATTTTGAGATCAAGGAGTATTCCCGTCTTCAACGCCAATCTGTAAGAAG CAAAACTTTGAAGGCATTCCGAGCAGGGGAAATCTGTGTTCTTGTTTCCTCTGATGCAATGACTCGTGGAATGGATGTTGAAGAGGTTAGAAATGTCATCAATTATGACATGCCTCCATATATTAAGACTTATATTCATCGAGCTGGTCGAACTGCCAGAGCGGGTAAATCTGGTTGCTGTTTCACACTGCTTCACAAAGATGAG GTTAAGCGATTCAAAAAGCTATTACAGAAAGCTGACAACAATTCGTGTCCCTTGTATCACATTCCTCCACAATCAGTGGAGTCACATCGCTCCATTTACACTTCAG CTTTGGAGAAACTAAAAGAGAGTGTCGAATCAGAAGTTCACAGGAAGCGCAAAGCGCTAGTGtaa